Below is a window of Impatiens glandulifera chromosome 2, dImpGla2.1, whole genome shotgun sequence DNA.
AAATGATGCACAATACTGAGAAAGTCTAAATATCATTCACCAAACCTTGTGGGTTGCATCAATGTTCTCTGGCATAGTAACATGCCGACATTGAACAGGATCTACAATTTCAGTCAACTGCCATGGCTTTGATTTATCAATAACATCATCCAATAGTCTTGGTTTTTCCATGCTTCTAGGAATAGAATCAGCTCCATTCTAaacgaaaaaaataaatatatatattacaaaaaaaatccCATTGCACAATATGCAGCAGAACTTCAAACAATGATTATATATTCAAGCACTAACTGCGTCAGTACAAAGGAACTTTAGAGCTATGCTAGTGAAAAAGCTTCATTTGAAAAATGCTTTTAAGGGAAACTTGCGACatgaatataaaaatacttttaaaaaaattattagaccGTTTTTTGTTTCAGGAGACACGTCATCCCACCAACATGACCCCCACTTCACACTTGAGTTACCCTTAACGGGTAAGAATTAGAAGATTCAGTAATGttacttttcttttcttgacatttaattttttgtaCTAGCAACAGGGAAAATGAGCATGCAAACACATACAAGAACAGGAGGTGCTCGAACTGGAGAGCTTCTTTCCACTTTGCAATTGACTGCATTAGCATTTGTAACAGCAGAAAACCCAGAAACCTGATAGGCACGCaggttattaaaaatcaaataatgttATTGTGTCGAGCATACAAAAAACAAATCAATGAGGTAGAGGGATGTATTACCTTAATTGAAGAAGGATCAATCGGGGATCTCATAGCTTCAAAAGATGAAATTCCAGCTGCCCTTAGAGATCTAAGACCGGCAGCATTTGCAAGTATCTTAATCCCGTTGTCGGTTGTAGTAACTGCAAGGAGATTTCCTTCCTTGTTGAATCTCAGGCGCGGAAGGCTCTGTATCAATAATAACAACCTGAAAAAAGCACATAAAAGGAGCCAAAAGTACCAACAAAATGAACATAGATACAAACAAACCTGAAGTCCACCATCTGCATCTGTGCTGGCAAGAATATTGACATTATCCATGTCCCAGAACTTAATCTGGTGATCTTCACCAACAGCCAAGAAACGGTTTTGAGTAGTGTCAAATTGCAAAAAGGCAGCAGATTTCTTTTTAAAACCTGTGTATGTCCTCTTTAATGCTCCTTCACTTTCATTCCACTCAACCAGAAATGAGTCCCCTTCCTTACTTGTACCACAAGAGAACAACCTGAATGGATTTCATCAATTATATGAATATGAAACTCTAGAATAtgttaaacaaatttaataaatccaaagaaaaatggaaaaccttattgttgttattttctttttattgtttatattttgcaCCAGATTTCACAAAACTTACCTACTTCCATCAGCACTGTAAAGCATAGTCGTACACCAATGTCCAGGTGCATCATAGTCAACTCTAGACCCCAAGTTATCGTATAGCCATGCCTTTATCTTCCCATCAACAGCAGTTGAAAATATGAACTGTGATGAAGCGGTAAAAGAAACCATGTTAACTCCAACCTCTTTCAAGGATAGTAGCAGAAGGGAAGGAGTGGTATAAAGGGTGTAGAGGCAGCAAAATAAATGTGATGAAATAAAAAGTGCAAGCAAAGTACTCTCTTGTTTAACCTAGAATCTGGCTcacataaatacaaatatatatccTATTATATTGCACTGATGTGCATAACAAGCAAATTGTTTGTAATGTTTTCTTTCTTGAAAAATATGAGACCTTTGCAATGGAAGACTCAAGGATCTTCAAAACGCTAGCTAAATATTAAGAAGACTGGACGTATACTGATAACCTGGTTTATCAGTATTGATATTCTTCAAGTCACCAGCCAGCTATAGGGTCTGGTACTATAATTTTTAAACACTTAGTACCATCTAAATTCAGAAGGGGTCAGTCCAACAGCTAAACTTGTCAACAATAAACCATGCATGAATAATTTCTTTGAAGCTATAGACACTTCATATATCTGAATATGACCTAGACGAATCGGTTTAACAGAACATAAAGGAATATGATCTAAACTGACAATCATTGCAGGAAATATATTGTCATCAAGGTAACAGCTGATATATTTTGGACTTCTATAGAACAACTTTTGCAAATTGGGTGTTATTTCAGATACCTGAATACTCTCTTTTTGGTGAGGGCAAACTGAATAGACAGCTGCTTCGTGCCCTTCAAAGTTAAACAACTTTCGGCCAGATAAATCCCAAACCTGTTTCAAAATcccttctttgtcaaaacaAAAACCATATCGAATAGGTAAAGTTCTTAGAAAATACTGGATTTGCCTCCtacctttattattttatcatctcCACAGGTTACAACACAAAGCTGTTTGTTTGGGTGAGCAAAGGCCAAGTCATTCACTTGACCAACGTGAGCTTCAATCTGTAAAGAAACAAGGCGCTCAaatcaagtcacaatatattttctattcttAGTAGAAAACCTTTCTCCGCGTACCTCTAAATGCTGACGGAAGTCATTGGGTCCATTATAAGCATACAGATGAATTAAATGTTTGGTAAAAGCAGCCcctaaaccaaaaataaataaaagtaagcAAAAAGCGATGTATCATTTGAAAGATTTCTTGTTGAAGAAACTTACCTAGAAAATTCCCATCTGGACTCCATGCGACACGAGTAACTGATATAGGTGTGTCTTTGACCATAGAAGCCTGTTGACATTCAAACAGAAGGTTGTAAGATGAATATTTGGGTCAGGGAACATTTGTAAAATCTATCACACGATCTTGTCTGAAAACAGGAGAATATGGGAAACCTGAAATGTTAGAGAACATGTTGACATATCCCATATCTTGAATGGCTTTGATACTAATTTCTCTCTCATGGCAACTTCCCACAGTGTTATCTCTCCATTGTTTGAACCAACTGCAAAAACAAAATCCGTATGAGAATACAAGCCACCGGACATCCAATCCTGATTTTAAGCTTCATATAGAGCCAAACATGTGGTTTTTTTCTCATCAAGAAGCAACAAATCATGGATACATCTAAGGAAAAATCTTAGGACCCATTGAAAGGAAAGATGATGTAAAGATCAATCTTACTTACCAAGGAGCAAGACATGATGAGAAGGATGGAAATCCATGCTTGTGACAACAGATCCTTGTTGCATTGTGCAAGCTACAGTTCTTGGCAAATCATCCAATGTCCAACTAGCTTGTTGACGAGAAGTTGGATAAGAAACCTGAGGACTAAAACTTTAGTTATCCAAAGGAAGATTTGCACAAATTTAAATGCATAATGGGTTTATCTTTTCCTCGTACTAAAGAATGTATTAAGAAGCAGATATTGAAGGTTACCTCCTCAACAGATTGTGTCCGCAATCGTTTCATTAGATGCTCATGATCAGCAGTGTGATGATAATCAACCATATTTAGAGTGGCTGGTGGTGGCGTTATTGGCCGTTTCAACACTGAAACTATTCCAAAGAGAACATGAATCACTTAACTTGCAAGGGAGACTTGGAGAATAAAATTTGGGCACAAGGCTAACACAAAGAGCTCAAGAATCTTCATATGGATCTTGAATCATGCTTCATGTCGTGCAATCAATTCAAGACTACATTGTTTCATATTTTGCAAATTTCTTAAATAGAATATCTAAAGGATTTTTACATGCCTATTAGCATATGACCAAAGCATTTTGTTCTTGCAAATAGGTATATAGAGCTTCTAACGGATCCTCGCCAGCTTTCAGGATGTGACTGAATTCTTTTTTGCTTGTAAACTACCTACTCTATAAAGATTAAATGGGTTATTTTCATCAAGAAACGGTAAATGCATGTGCTGAAAATCCTTCAACTACGACCCTGTTCTCTACAGACAAGAACAACTTCCAGCCTCCAAATGAAAGGAACAAATTAATAGAAACCAACCATTATATTGGGGAAAAAATGAGAGGTTGCAATTGGGGAAAAAATAGCAATTAACAGTATGGTCCCAGATCTAAAAATTTAAGACAAGGATAAAACATACAAGGAAACATTGGCAGTAAATATAGCTAATGCAATTTTAACCTTGGTTAGGTGGTACTGGTAAGGAGGAAGCAGTAACAACAGCTGCTTGAACAGATGAAGAAGAAGCAGCCGCAGCAGCAGCGTTTGCCATCCAACCTGCTAAGGCATTAGCATTAGCAGTCGCTGCAGCTGGTGGAAATGGCTGCAAAGTAAATCAAAGCATACTATTAGATGATATAAACAAATAGAAAAGCTCTTTCCAAAGCTTGCATCCTCTACTTGAGATGTATAACAAACAATTCTTCACTACACTTTTTACATGAGAGCAAAACAATGAGCACAAACATGGAGAATGATCATACACTGTGACCTCCAAGAGATGAATAAGCAATAGGCTTTGGAACTGCAACAGCTGGAATACTAACAGGAGCAGGGGCGGGAGCAAGAGCCCCATTGGAAGGTGTGCAAGTATGATCAATAAACAGTGTCTTTATATCAGGGTTTGACCTTGGATTCTTACAGAGCTGATGCTGCCAATTCAAACTGGGTAGACACATATAAATCCCAGGCCAGAATTAGTGATAGATAAAGAACAGAAATGTTTACTCATACATTTAGTTAAGATTACAATAGAGTAATTATTCTTCAGTTGAATTATCAACACGAGAATTAGAAATAACAACAAATATGAAGGGGTGTGAGATAACATAAAACGGCAGGCTGAATCACTATTTACCTTTGATTAATTAGTGTGCGCAGTCTTGAAGATTTTAAAGTAGGAAGCACGAGCTTCTCTCGGAAAAGAGGATTGGCTTCTATTAGCTTCTTAAGCTCTATCAACATGATGCTACGAGCTGTTTTCGTATCACCGTACTTGGACAACTGCTCATTTTCCCTGATATCCGAAAGAAGCAAAGTCAGACAAATTACCAGTTTAAGATGTGCAGCCTATGGCTGAGAACAATGAACCTTTATTGAGTCTGTTAAAAGAGACTCGCGATTACCAAACCACACACCCCTTTTGCTGAGAAGTTAATGACATTATAGAAGTGCTAAAACAACTATGCCTCACCATGTTTGGACAAGAGAATTGATGCTTAAGCCATTAAGTAAGCTTCAGGGAAATGCAGTTCAAaacattgattgtgatcctaaATCCCAAAAAGGAGctaatttcaaacatatttttgcaCAATGGTTTCTTGCAGACTTTTCTTTATTAAACACCCTTTGACCTAACAAAACTGTAGTTATCCAATGGACTAGGGAACTTCGTAAAAAGACCCTTAAATGAATAATTACTGGACCAcataataaatggaaataatgagaaaattgATACAAGGCATTCCTAGAAAAATAATTCGGAAATTCTTGTAGAAGATATTTACATATTCTTGAACCAATGTTAGGTAAAGACAAATCCCCAGAAGAAACAACAAAAATCCCAAGCATTAAACTGTGAAAAGTGATAGCATGGTTATCTTagttattgtaataaaataGTGTATAAGGTCTATATTAGGAACACAAACTTACTGAGGCTCCATTGCATTTAGGACAGAATAAAACTTTACTTCTCATAATCCAAAAGTTGGTGTTAAACAATTGTGTACCTGAAGTTGGTAAGCGTTAAGAGCTGCGTAATTTCTTTGTATAATTCTTCATTAAATGttgaaaacacttttaaatCACCCACTAGTATCTCAACAGCCTTTGCTCTATCTTGCCTGTTCAGTTCAGTTAAAGATGTGAGAAAAACTAAGTTCTTTTTGAACTATGTCAAACAGATTCAACTaggaaaaaatgtttaaattaaacATGTACTTGTCTAGTGCTTCGAGGTACTTTTGCTTCCTAATTTCGAAAAATATCTTCATGGAGTACCGATTGTCATCAACTTTCGTAAATCCAGAGAGGTACTTTTCAACTTCATCCCATTCCCCAGCTTGTACTTTCTCCTCAAAATATTTCATGTTGAAGAAAAATCCTGATTCTTGCTCAAGCCTGATCACCAAAACCAAATTCATATGAAAAACATTCAGGTTATCCTCTACCGGCTAAGAAAGTAAATAAGCGGTTGCTTCTGCTTCGGGTTTTGATAATGAAAAGTGTTGGTTTGTATGACAAATTAAAACCCAAAGCAGTAGCAGAAGCAGAAGTGATACTTTCAAATGGATTGATTAAACTTCTGCTATAAATTATTTGCTGACTAAGCAAACAATCTGAAAATCTCGATTTAGGGAAATAGAACCTAGAAGCACTCAAATGTTAATAATCATCTCCTTCCCCCCTACTACAAGATAAAGAGGTCTTTATCATCTTAACCTCCATCATTGATCCAAAACAAACCCAGTACAAGAAGAGTCTTTGTTTAGAGTATCAGAATCGAAACGACTACCAATAACAAGGTTTATATTTCAAGTACCATTAGTTGACCCTGTTATGTCAAATTCTAATTTATCTCCCATTTCTTTATCTGTACCTTTTCTCCTTTCGTTTAGCATAAACACGGAATGGAACATCAAAATACTTGAATTTCTTATTTCTATGTGCCTCAAAAATCATGTGAAACTCACTCGCTAACTCACTCATACATGAACAAAACAGTAAGAGATTTACTTACTTGTGAACAGCTTCCTTAAATTTCTCCTCCTCCAGGAACTGGAGTATGAGAAACACCAATTCTCTGCTGAGCGAGGTCATATCGCGTAAGAAAAGTCTGATCTGAGCTGAAATCTGAGAACGTAAAACCTAGCAGATCGGCGAATCAAGGTCGGAATCGAAGGAGAATTCCGGTGAGGTCTAGGGTTTCTGGAGGAGAAAGATTGCAGAAATGGAAACAGGAGAGAGGATGCATCGGTCTCGCTATCTTCGATGCGTTTTGCAGTGGGTCTTACTTTCCATGTTATATACTGACTTATCAGTGATAAGTGAGTGCGCTTATCAATGGAGGGTAATAAGTACTGGACACGTGAGAGGGAGGTGGTGGGTTGCGGAATTGAGGACATAAATTAAAATCTGGTGAATTATTCGGTCCTAACGTCCACTTATTTCATGCATTTATTTCAGTTTCTCATCATTTCTATGTCTTGTTTGatctccattattttaaataatcaaaatttcattaatcatattatttaaatcaatgtaaataataaaaaaaatatataattgtaatcaCAATTTTACAgacaatattttcatttttatgtttAGAAGAATACTTTTATTTGTATAGATAATGTTATGGGTTAGTTTGATAAAGGGCTCGTTTGATTGATTGATGTAGtggttattgttttttttttagaattttattttaaaattaaactatttcatcattcattttatgtatttaaatatcaaaattatcatttatttagtttatataaaattaatttatctataaaaaaataatattttttacttttaaccaTTCCAAACTGGTTgaaattagaaattttaatccgacatgattttttttttttttttaaaaaatcccaATAACCACTACGGCCTTGTTTGAGGAAGGGGTTTTTTGGATTTTGTAtgggttttatccaaaaaaactcttgtttgataaaatgtaggaaaaaattggtttttaaaatttaaagattaatttaccctttgactttagaagatatggtataggtgagagaatgatagtttagagagaaataaaattagagggtaattttgatatttaaatgataaaattatttgatttaatagttaataagatgtttgggttttgggataaaaactgagttttatCTCAAAAACCCCTTCAACCGAGGCCTACATCAAAACAAAACCaagttttttatattcaatttattttaatggtCAAAGTGATGtatgtttgattaaatttaaacaacttagtttctttaaattatttattttatgtttataataatatttaatattatatataatgttatacatatttaaaattattaaccactttaattttttattcaaaataatttgaattttattacattttttaaaatgttggtGAGAATCTCGTGAGTAACTCGGTCAAAACTCGACTTGATCTCGGTTTAATTGAGCTCGAGTCgagtaatttaattttgtaatcgagctcgagttcaaattttatatttccagtTCGAGTAAATCTCtttataactattataaatatttatatatatatatatatataaaataatttttcgcAAATTTTTCCCACAAACTTTTTTTCTTCCCTACGTGAACATCTTCTTCCAAACTCGTCATattttccttcttcttttctatcTTGAAATGAAATGAGAAATCAATCTTTCTAATGCTCGATCTTTCACATTTCAGACAAAATAACAAAGTGATTGTCCATGTGCTCGATCCTCCAGCTCAATGTAATATTGTCTTGGTCTTTTGTTAGTTATTTTGGCTGTTATGGTTGTACTAATGAACTTGTAAAAacgtttttttctttaaatttttatggTCAGTTTTAATTCCTTAAGACTCAATGACTACTTTTAGTGTTTACATATTCGTAATTATCTTTTGCATACGTTTCATAAAATTTAGTGTTTATTCCTATATATATAGCTTATAATTCCAACTATTATCGgtaattctatttttaaaaattctttattCAATAATATGTGGCTgcaaatattattgataaaatagaaCACTATAGTGCTAATCAAGTTGATGGTGATGGTTAACCAGAAAATTAGAATGACTTTGATGAATATGTAAAGACAATCAATGTTTACAAATTATGAGTTGGGGATGATTATTTATCCAAACTTGTTAAACAAAGGTCAATAGAGAAAAGTTTGATGGCTTAGAAGGGTGGAAAATGAATGGGCTAACATATATCCATGTTCGGAAACACTTGGAGTTGGGTTTAAAAGAGTTTGaacgaacaaatattattaaatttgtttatatatataattaaaatgtatttcaGAATAACAACtcaataagatatttaaaaaatatatagtttttaagtaaattaaaaaaaaactatccaACTCAACATCAGAACTGGAGCTAGAGTTAGGCATTTTCAAATAGAGATCGTCGAAAATggctaatatattttaacaattccAATAACACAATGCATTTTCAATTAACATCTAAGGTTGGAACGAGAATTATTGATGTCTATTTATCGTTagtaatttacatttaaaaaatatatatatatatatatatatatatatatatatatatatatatatatatattacagtAAGAGCCAAAGATTCAAAATCGCCCTTCAAATTCCTTCATTTACACTCTTAACTATAaccactattttaatttaaggcGTTACTAGTTTaactaatttgaatttataacataattttaaaaatgaataaatttcttaaattaagaataataatttatttgaaaataaattatatgaaacaattaatttttataaatttttttattaatatataattttaaatttaattaaaataaaaaagaaaaataagtattagataaataaaagaaaaaatatcatatattaataaaaattatatagtatagagatagatataaatatttgattattgtcttaaaattttatattttgatacatacatatatttatattaaaatgtaaatatattattattataataatttgatttaattaaattaattaattaattaattaatttaataaatataattaaattatttttataaaaaatatagagaaataaaaaaaaatataaaaattgaaaattgttGAAAGAGTATggaaataaaagtattttatacCAGAATTTCTATAAGGGGTTCGTTATTTGGTTACGTTCGGTAAATGACTTTCGCGTTATGTCCTCCACGTCCCTCAAAAGgaggttttatttttaaaaaagtttggctattaaaatatgtatttataacatttattccatTTGTTTAGTAGTCCTAAGATGTGTTTTGATCGCCTAAGGGGATTTTACAAAAATCCAATTTGTTTGGAATCTTTGATTCTTTGATTTAGGTTGTAATATGTGGTTGTTGTTTGATGGTGTGGAAGAAGATCACCTAGAGACTATTTATACCAAGCTAGGTCAGTTGGGGAGGTCGAATTCAATTTCAGTTTGACTTCTGAAATCTTATCCTTTAAGTTCTTGTTTGTCTTCGGTAGCCTAATTAGGATGTAGGATTTGAATTCAAAGCATATGGGTAATGATGACTAGGAGGAGACATGCACATGGGTgaaaaaacaaaaggttaaGGTTGAGAAACAAAGGAGCTGGAGCTTCTAGAAGATCGTCATTGTTAGTCGCGGGCCTCCGGAGTTCGGGAAGAAGACGAACAAAACGACTTCGTTTTGCTTAAACGAAACGCATTGTTGCGTTTCGTTGGTGTTGGAGCTTCTTGACTAACTGGGTTAGCGTCCTCGTTTGTTGATTCCGTGTGGACCGAGCGCGCGCATGCTTCCACTACAACGGGGTGCATGGCGTCTTCCTGAGCACTGGATGAAAATCTAGCACTGATCCGATGCTCCAGGATTTTGCTAcgcttaattttttattttcggcTACACCGAATtatctatttttcttaaatgattatttgaaatcaaatttttaacaatttcttgtgttttcttcatcaaaataatacacataaatgtttttaataacatagtaaaaattatgtttattatttttatttttgggtatttatggtatttatttaattgttgtaaaccataaattatacacaatttattttaaaaatcataattaaataatttcaaccccttCTTAGGTTTAATTTAGGTCaaacaaatacaatattttaaccttgaattatttttggatttttaattaattttcttaattatggtttaattactataataattaatcataattaattataatttagttcTTAATCCCTcttttggattattttaaacataaaatttaaagtattatttttaaaattataagttagGTTATGTCAAATTTCCATGCTTACAAAcccaaattcaaaaaataattttctgcTTGGCCTgtttttattacaataattaaattaattaatcaaaatattaaatattttttattttaaattattatttttattttatctttatatattaatactctaaaattttttttaaccagaAATATATTTACCTCGTCCAAATCACcatcaataattattttcatgttagcccaaaattttcaaacaaaaaaaacttatccTAACAAGGTCTATAAGTTAAATGAAGCTAACCCTTTCTCTCtatcttttatcattttagccatttctttttcttttctttttatctgTCTTTTAGATATATTAATCTCCAAGAAGATTAGGCCAGTTTGgattagaattttttaaaaaaattataaaagaaaaaaataatgattagtgatgattttgagaagacgatgattatttttgataaaaagacttaaagggtattgatatacatgaataaaataaaaaataataatttaaaataaagggtattttagtaatttaattaataaaatgagtaatGCGATtgttgagaaataattaattgaaaaattaattttgaatgagttttttaaaaactcaaaaagaATAAGGCCTTGTAGAAGTTGTTGAATAATTTTACTATAAACTCAAAAATaccttttttttcaattatattatttaaattatgaattagaatattaaatttattttattatatattttttatagaaaattactttactttttataaattttaaaattacaaattaaaataataaatacatttttataaatatttaattattttaatataatataaattatgtatttttagtTACTTTATCGAAATAATTCAAATACAatatagttatataaaaaaaactcatcaaACAAGCCTAATCATTATGTTTTTCTGcctctaaaaaaataattttctgttTCTGAATCTTTTCTAAACCAAACAAGGCTTTGGAATGAAATGAGATGTCACGAGTTCTCGCGAGACACAAATAAAAAAACGTAGCTTTTAAATTTATCGTACTTTCTCTTATAAATACACAGCAAAGGTACATAGGCTTGGGAAGTTTCGAGTTTAGTGGGCCACCGTTAACGTCATTCATTACGTGTAGCTGCCAcctgta
It encodes the following:
- the LOC124927871 gene encoding topless-related protein 3-like; this encodes MTSLSRELVFLILQFLEEEKFKEAVHKLEQESGFFFNMKYFEEKVQAGEWDEVEKYLSGFTKVDDNRYSMKIFFEIRKQKYLEALDKQDRAKAVEILVGDLKVFSTFNEELYKEITQLLTLTNFRENEQLSKYGDTKTARSIMLIELKKLIEANPLFREKLVLPTLKSSRLRTLINQSLNWQHQLCKNPRSNPDIKTLFIDHTCTPSNGALAPAPAPVSIPAVAVPKPIAYSSLGGHSPFPPAAATANANALAGWMANAAAAAASSSSVQAAVVTASSLPVPPNQVSVLKRPITPPPATLNMVDYHHTADHEHLMKRLRTQSVEEVSYPTSRQQASWTLDDLPRTVACTMQQGSVVTSMDFHPSHHVLLLVGSNNGEITLWEVAMREKLVSKPFKIWDMSTCSLTFQASMVKDTPISVTRVAWSPDGNFLGAAFTKHLIHLYAYNGPNDFRQHLEIEAHVGQVNDLAFAHPNKQLCVVTCGDDKIIKVWDLSGRKLFNFEGHEAAVYSVCPHQKESIQFIFSTAVDGKIKAWLYDNLGSRVDYDAPGHWCTTMLYSADGSRLFSCGTSKEGDSFLVEWNESEGALKRTYTGFKKKSAAFLQFDTTQNRFLAVGEDHQIKFWDMDNVNILASTDADGGLQSLPRLRFNKEGNLLAVTTTDNGIKILANAAGLRSLRAAGISSFEAMRSPIDPSSIKVSGFSAVTNANAVNCKVERSSPVRAPPVLNGADSIPRSMEKPRLLDDVIDKSKPWQLTEIVDPVQCRHVTMPENIDATHKVARLLYTNSGVGLLALGSSGVQKLWKWSRSEQNQSGKATANVVPHHWQPNSGLLMKNDVSGVNIEESVPCIALSKNDSYVMSACGGKVSLFNMMTFKVMTTFMPPPPASTFLAFHPQDNNIIAIGMEDSTIHLYNVRVDEVKSKLKGHQKRITGLAFSNNLNILVSSGADAQLCIWSIDTWEKRKSVQIQLPAGKSPSGDTRVQFHSDQIRLLVSHETQLAIYDATKMDRICQWVPQDVLSAPISYAGYSCNSQLVYASFCDGNIGVLDSDSLRLRCRIAPSVYLSPSVLSGSVPVYPVAVAAHPQDPNQFAVGLNDGSVKVLEPLESDAKWGVSPSSVVDSSLVNGRPGSSSNASNHTPDQAQR